In Edaphobacter bradus, the following are encoded in one genomic region:
- a CDS encoding STAS domain-containing protein — protein MVAKKVAMLKIQRSANGNVVLLSGRMDAENVAELKKLISSEANSHRMVLDLEDLTLVDREAVGFLQLCEADNIELKNCPAYIREWITRERRGS, from the coding sequence ATGGTTGCAAAGAAGGTAGCCATGCTGAAGATCCAGAGATCAGCAAACGGAAACGTGGTCTTGTTGAGCGGCCGAATGGACGCTGAAAATGTAGCCGAGTTGAAAAAACTGATCAGCTCAGAAGCTAACAGTCACCGCATGGTTCTGGATCTAGAAGACTTAACGCTCGTGGATCGAGAGGCCGTCGGTTTTCTCCAACTCTGCGAAGCGGACAACATCGAACTCAAGAATTGCCCAGCATATATCCGCGAGTGGATTACGAGAGAACGACGGGGAAGCTAG
- a CDS encoding redoxin domain-containing protein: protein MDWVRFITLYGNYVAVAMLCGAAIGIYGLCRRGRGYAPRGFAGWAAVVVLLLLTIPAEDWLIRMGPKNAALKRSYQKQGQTAPALEFRLMPDGSVHHLAELQGKLVLVNVWATWCGPCRVEMPDLDRLQRAYADKGLVVLTISDETPEEIARYRQYASMAVMKGAVEEGGARDYIATGSARPVTYLVDRSGILRETYVGPHDLAFFSRTVDHWLAASAR from the coding sequence ATGGACTGGGTCCGCTTTATCACTCTGTATGGAAACTACGTCGCTGTTGCGATGCTGTGTGGCGCGGCGATCGGGATTTATGGGCTTTGCCGACGGGGGCGAGGGTATGCACCGCGCGGCTTCGCCGGGTGGGCGGCGGTGGTTGTGCTGCTGCTGCTCACGATTCCCGCGGAGGATTGGCTGATCCGCATGGGGCCGAAGAATGCGGCGCTGAAGCGCTCGTACCAGAAGCAGGGGCAGACGGCTCCCGCACTCGAGTTCCGTTTAATGCCGGATGGCAGCGTGCATCATCTCGCGGAGTTGCAGGGAAAGCTGGTGCTCGTGAACGTGTGGGCGACGTGGTGCGGGCCGTGCCGCGTGGAGATGCCGGATCTGGATCGGCTGCAGCGCGCGTATGCGGACAAGGGCCTTGTTGTCCTGACCATCAGCGATGAGACGCCGGAGGAGATTGCGCGGTATCGGCAGTACGCGTCGATGGCTGTGATGAAAGGCGCAGTCGAGGAGGGCGGCGCGCGCGACTATATCGCCACGGGCAGCGCGCGGCCAGTGACGTACCTGGTGGACCGCTCAGGCATCCTGCGCGAGACGTATGTGGGACCGCATGACCTGGCTTTCTTCAGCAGGACAGTGGATCACTGGCTGGCTGCGAGCGCAAGGTAG
- a CDS encoding DUF1330 domain-containing protein gives MKKGYWVVAYRTVGDEAMMARYVALAGAALRPLGARTVVSPRSAVTAREAGVVQATVVVEFDSYEIALAAYESEDYKKALAVLGPEVERDFRIVEGA, from the coding sequence ATGAAGAAGGGTTACTGGGTGGTTGCGTACAGGACGGTTGGTGACGAGGCGATGATGGCTCGCTATGTTGCGCTCGCCGGTGCGGCGCTGCGGCCGCTTGGGGCGCGTACCGTAGTGTCGCCGCGGAGTGCTGTCACGGCTCGCGAGGCAGGAGTGGTGCAGGCGACGGTGGTGGTGGAGTTCGATAGCTACGAGATCGCTCTGGCGGCGTATGAGAGCGAGGATTATAAGAAGGCGCTGGCGGTGCTTGGGCCTGAGGTGGAGAGGGATTTTCGGATTGTGGAAGGGGCTTAG
- a CDS encoding DUF3892 domain-containing protein, translated as MKYSVTCTTKHSTYERITHIGCVTDTGLYQRFTEDEAINRIRSGDEFHVTGGGYTAKVIIAEHEGRPYLKTERDGIRPDNLLALKHCEEAPKPVVPPTRTVPAHSHSV; from the coding sequence ATGAAATACAGCGTGACCTGCACCACAAAACACTCCACCTATGAACGCATTACACACATCGGTTGTGTCACTGACACCGGTCTCTATCAGCGCTTCACTGAAGACGAAGCCATTAACCGTATTCGCAGCGGCGACGAGTTTCATGTCACCGGCGGAGGATACACCGCAAAGGTGATCATCGCTGAGCATGAGGGTCGCCCGTATTTGAAGACTGAGCGCGATGGTATTCGTCCGGATAACCTTCTTGCTTTGAAGCACTGCGAGGAAGCGCCGAAGCCCGTTGTTCCTCCGACTCGCACTGTTCCAGCGCATTCGCATTCGGTGTAG
- a CDS encoding helix-turn-helix transcriptional regulator: protein MRVNYVKNLSAIVNRSFGQKLSRIRGLRDLTQAELGSRIGVSRTTIANLEIGKQNVQLHQVFALARALNTQVQDLIPGSQDLGSDLDVFRNKDQMFIAIAKRHLSSVPKGKRGKENE from the coding sequence ATGCGGGTAAATTATGTGAAAAACTTGTCCGCGATAGTCAACAGAAGCTTCGGTCAAAAGCTAAGTCGCATCAGAGGTCTCAGGGATTTGACGCAGGCTGAGCTTGGTTCACGAATTGGAGTTTCTAGAACCACTATTGCAAATCTCGAAATTGGGAAACAAAATGTACAGCTACATCAGGTCTTTGCACTGGCTCGAGCGTTAAATACTCAGGTTCAAGACCTAATTCCAGGCTCGCAGGATCTCGGCTCAGATCTAGATGTCTTTCGGAACAAGGATCAAATGTTCATCGCAATTGCAAAGAGACACCTTTCCAGTGTTCCTAAGGGAAAACGAGGGAAAGAAAATGAATAG
- a CDS encoding ImmA/IrrE family metallo-endopeptidase: MNRRDIEKRAAQLLQHHGVSQAPIPIKEIAEAEGLVVVEMSFNGDISGALIRNHGSSGIAVNATQHTNRKRFTIAHELAHYLLDHKDKDEDHIDWKFTVIRRDGKSSEASDVQEIEANTFAACLLMPSHFLRADLNNQIGFNGEADLDDAHIKAMAKKYRVSEMALRFRLANLGLIPPA; the protein is encoded by the coding sequence ATGAATAGACGAGACATTGAGAAAAGAGCTGCTCAGCTTCTCCAGCACCACGGTGTTTCTCAAGCTCCGATTCCGATCAAAGAAATTGCTGAAGCAGAAGGCTTGGTTGTCGTTGAGATGTCCTTCAATGGGGATATATCTGGCGCACTCATTCGGAATCACGGCTCTAGTGGTATAGCTGTTAACGCTACTCAGCACACGAATCGTAAGCGATTCACCATAGCCCACGAACTTGCCCACTATCTGCTAGATCATAAAGACAAAGATGAAGACCATATCGACTGGAAATTTACGGTTATTCGCCGCGATGGCAAATCGTCAGAAGCCTCCGATGTGCAGGAGATTGAGGCCAACACGTTTGCCGCTTGTCTATTGATGCCAAGTCACTTTCTTCGCGCCGATTTAAACAATCAAATTGGATTTAATGGTGAAGCTGATTTGGACGACGCGCATATCAAAGCGATGGCTAAGAAATATCGCGTCAGCGAGATGGCGTTGAGATTTCGTCTGGCAAATCTCGGGCTTATTCCACCCGCATAA
- a CDS encoding glycoside hydrolase family 125 protein: MQNTITRRHMLQLAGGAAVMTALPSWAAPAGLTPDSFTSRRPAVQDRKFHSHAVEAYLADVRRRIGDPELAWLFENCYPNTLDTTVEMGSFEGKPDTAVITGDIAAMWLRDSSAQVWPYVPLAAKDAALRQMLEGVIRRQARCILIDPYANAFMANLDEPPLEWSRSDSTEMKRGVGERKWEIDSLCYPMRLAYGYWRATGDIAPFAGSWHEAMKLAVETMRVQQRRNGLGPYHFQRASKVSTEMLPNDGYGAPVKPVGLIASGFRPSDDACTFPFLVPSNHFAVTSLGHLAQIAHTVLHDDALANEAAALAGAVAKALRQYGVAQTAEGSLWAYEVDGYGSQLLMDDANVPSLLGLPYLESSPDAALYARTRSFAWSERNPWFFQGSAGEGIGGPHVGKDMIWPMAIAVYALTSQSEAEMTNALAILKHASAGSGFMHESFNRNDAAKFTRAWFAWANTLFGELVATLAEKHPALLNASH, encoded by the coding sequence TTGCAGAACACAATAACGCGCCGCCATATGTTGCAGCTTGCAGGTGGAGCAGCCGTGATGACCGCGCTGCCGTCATGGGCTGCACCAGCCGGCCTAACGCCAGATTCTTTCACGTCGCGACGACCCGCTGTACAGGACCGAAAATTTCATAGTCACGCTGTTGAGGCGTATCTGGCCGACGTGCGTCGCAGGATCGGCGATCCGGAGCTGGCGTGGCTGTTTGAGAACTGCTACCCGAACACATTGGACACTACGGTAGAGATGGGCAGCTTCGAGGGCAAGCCGGACACGGCCGTAATCACAGGTGATATTGCTGCGATGTGGTTGCGCGACTCGTCCGCTCAAGTGTGGCCGTATGTCCCGCTGGCGGCGAAGGATGCTGCGCTGCGCCAGATGCTCGAAGGGGTCATCCGGCGGCAGGCACGATGCATACTAATCGATCCCTATGCCAATGCTTTCATGGCGAACCTGGATGAACCGCCACTCGAGTGGAGCAGGAGCGATAGCACGGAGATGAAGCGCGGGGTGGGCGAGCGCAAGTGGGAGATCGACTCGCTTTGCTACCCGATGCGCCTGGCCTACGGATACTGGCGCGCGACAGGAGACATAGCGCCATTCGCCGGAAGCTGGCACGAGGCTATGAAGCTTGCCGTGGAGACGATGCGGGTTCAGCAGCGCAGGAACGGCCTCGGCCCCTACCATTTCCAGCGAGCCTCCAAGGTGTCTACGGAGATGCTGCCCAATGACGGCTACGGCGCCCCGGTGAAGCCTGTCGGACTCATCGCCTCAGGCTTCCGGCCGTCCGATGATGCGTGTACCTTCCCATTTCTCGTGCCTTCCAACCACTTCGCCGTTACGTCGCTCGGCCATCTGGCGCAGATCGCCCACACGGTCTTGCATGACGATGCATTAGCCAACGAAGCGGCCGCACTGGCCGGCGCGGTCGCGAAGGCGCTGCGGCAGTATGGAGTGGCGCAGACCGCCGAGGGATCGCTCTGGGCCTACGAGGTCGACGGTTACGGCAGCCAGTTGCTGATGGACGACGCGAATGTCCCAAGCCTGCTTGGGTTGCCGTATCTCGAGAGTTCGCCGGATGCCGCGCTCTATGCGCGCACCAGGAGTTTTGCATGGAGTGAGCGCAATCCATGGTTCTTCCAGGGGAGTGCCGGGGAGGGCATCGGTGGACCCCATGTGGGCAAGGACATGATCTGGCCCATGGCCATCGCCGTCTACGCACTCACGAGCCAATCGGAAGCCGAGATGACCAACGCGCTGGCAATCCTGAAACATGCCAGCGCCGGCTCAGGCTTTATGCACGAGAGCTTCAACCGCAACGATGCCGCAAAGTTCACAAGAGCCTGGTTTGCGTGGGCCAACACGCTCTTCGGTGAACTTGTGGCAACGCTTGCGGAAAAGCATCCTGCGTTGCTCAACGCGTCCCACTAG
- a CDS encoding GH92 family glycosyl hydrolase, whose amino-acid sequence MISRRTFLGGVSAVCAASATGATALGQMVPHSKASGAATDPASFVDITIGTGGHGHNYPGATVPFGAVQLSPDTFNDQWDWCSGYHISDTSIMGFSHTHLSGTGCGDLLDFLVMPGTGESKLVPGPRSNPDEGYRSRFDHKDEHAEPGFYSVLLKDYGIHAEMTATERTGLHRYTFPSGNDAPKSGHIIVDLEHGYQSNGGPSVVTASLQSTAPDTLAGGRTTKAWGNGREIYFTMQFSKRPTRIAFYRDGAEVPAGTQPLTGKSLKCVLFFDLAHDPVILVKTGISGVSAESAAKNLKAELPGWDFERVRRTARDKWNKQLSRIQITTGNETHKRIFYAALYHLSLGPTLFDDVDGRYRGMDKQIHQLNPGQHNYTTFSLWDTYRAAHPMYTLMCAERVPDFVNTLIRMAEQSPAGMPVWPLQGTETGTMTGYHSAAVIAEACNKGIAGVDYERGYKAMMKRAMVDDYRGLGHYRSMHYIPCDLEGESVSKAFEYCYDDWAIAHVAKKLGHADDAKMLVARSLNYRNYYDRATGFARPKLANGEWAAPFSPFEMGTSRKWRDFTESNSWQTTFGIQHDAAGLIEVLGGPKPFLAKLNELFDQPSTLPADAPPDIAGLVGQYAHGNEPSHHIAYLYAYAGQPYKTQQRVRMLMETMYAALPDGLQGNEDVGQMSAWYIISAMGFYSVDPVSGNYIFGTPLFDRVSLELGNGKQLEIVAHRSTPSDQYIQSVTFNGKPYTRSWFNHREIANGARIVFEMGSKPNSEFGSQAADIPPSLTLESA is encoded by the coding sequence GTGATTTCAAGAAGAACGTTCCTCGGCGGCGTCTCTGCTGTCTGCGCCGCCAGTGCCACTGGCGCCACCGCGCTCGGCCAGATGGTCCCCCATTCCAAAGCATCAGGCGCGGCAACCGACCCCGCCTCATTCGTCGATATCACCATCGGAACCGGCGGGCATGGGCACAACTATCCTGGTGCCACCGTGCCCTTTGGCGCGGTCCAACTGAGCCCCGACACCTTCAACGATCAGTGGGACTGGTGCTCGGGATACCACATCTCCGACACCTCCATCATGGGCTTCAGCCACACCCACTTGAGCGGAACCGGATGCGGCGATCTGCTGGATTTCCTCGTGATGCCCGGCACCGGCGAGTCGAAGCTCGTGCCCGGACCGCGCAGCAATCCCGACGAGGGCTATCGCTCGCGCTTCGACCACAAGGATGAGCATGCCGAGCCCGGCTTCTACTCCGTGCTCCTGAAGGACTACGGCATCCACGCAGAGATGACCGCAACCGAGCGCACGGGACTGCACCGGTACACCTTCCCTAGCGGCAACGACGCGCCAAAGAGCGGACACATCATCGTCGATCTCGAGCATGGGTACCAGTCGAATGGCGGCCCCTCCGTCGTTACTGCTTCGCTCCAGAGCACTGCACCCGACACCCTCGCCGGAGGCCGAACGACCAAGGCCTGGGGCAACGGAAGGGAGATCTACTTCACCATGCAGTTCTCGAAGCGACCCACTCGGATTGCCTTCTATAGGGATGGCGCAGAGGTTCCGGCGGGGACTCAGCCGCTCACCGGCAAATCGCTCAAGTGCGTTCTTTTCTTCGATCTTGCGCACGATCCCGTCATCCTTGTGAAGACCGGAATCTCCGGCGTCAGCGCAGAGTCGGCCGCCAAAAACCTGAAGGCCGAGCTGCCCGGCTGGGACTTCGAGCGTGTCCGCCGCACCGCCCGCGACAAATGGAACAAGCAGCTCTCACGCATCCAGATCACGACCGGCAACGAGACGCACAAGCGCATCTTTTACGCCGCGCTCTACCACCTCTCGCTCGGCCCCACGCTGTTCGACGATGTCGACGGGCGCTATCGCGGCATGGATAAGCAGATCCACCAGCTCAACCCCGGCCAGCACAACTACACCACCTTCTCGCTGTGGGACACGTACCGTGCTGCCCACCCGATGTACACGCTGATGTGCGCCGAGCGGGTGCCGGACTTCGTCAACACGCTGATCCGCATGGCCGAGCAGAGTCCTGCCGGCATGCCCGTGTGGCCGCTCCAGGGCACCGAGACCGGCACCATGACTGGCTACCACTCGGCCGCCGTCATCGCCGAGGCCTGCAACAAGGGCATCGCGGGAGTCGACTACGAGCGCGGATACAAGGCGATGATGAAGCGCGCCATGGTGGACGACTACCGCGGCCTCGGCCACTACCGGTCAATGCACTACATCCCCTGCGATCTGGAAGGGGAATCCGTCAGCAAGGCATTCGAGTACTGCTACGACGACTGGGCGATCGCGCACGTTGCGAAGAAGCTCGGTCACGCCGACGATGCGAAGATGCTCGTCGCACGCTCGCTGAACTACCGCAACTACTACGATCGCGCTACCGGCTTTGCGCGGCCTAAACTAGCCAACGGCGAATGGGCCGCGCCCTTCAGCCCCTTCGAGATGGGCACTTCGAGGAAGTGGCGCGACTTCACCGAGTCCAACTCCTGGCAGACGACCTTCGGCATCCAGCATGACGCTGCGGGCCTTATTGAGGTCCTGGGCGGTCCGAAGCCGTTCCTCGCCAAACTCAATGAGCTCTTCGACCAGCCCTCCACCCTTCCTGCCGATGCGCCGCCCGACATCGCTGGCTTAGTGGGACAGTACGCCCATGGCAACGAGCCTTCGCACCACATTGCCTACCTCTATGCTTATGCCGGTCAACCCTACAAGACGCAGCAGCGCGTTCGCATGTTGATGGAGACGATGTACGCTGCGCTCCCCGATGGTCTGCAGGGCAACGAGGACGTCGGCCAGATGTCGGCGTGGTACATCATCAGCGCGATGGGGTTCTACTCAGTCGATCCTGTCAGCGGCAACTACATCTTCGGCACGCCGCTGTTCGACCGCGTCAGCCTGGAGCTCGGCAATGGCAAGCAACTTGAGATCGTGGCCCATCGCAGCACGCCGTCCGACCAGTACATCCAGTCAGTCACCTTCAACGGCAAGCCATACACGCGCTCATGGTTCAATCACCGCGAGATCGCCAATGGGGCCCGAATCGTCTTCGAGATGGGCAGCAAGCCGAATTCCGAGTTCGGTTCGCAGGCTGCGGATATACCTCCTTCCCTGACGCTTGAGAGCGCCTGA
- a CDS encoding BadF/BadG/BcrA/BcrD ATPase family protein: protein MRHFLGLDVGGTKTACVLADEHKVLGRAQSGSTKVLRVGKEEAVAHLREVLDGVSAESGVALADVTASCIGTSGAAISEVVQWLRQQMASRVGGALTILGDEVVTLDAAFPSEAGVVVIAGTGSNVIGRGRSGQMTGAGGWGPALADEGSGNLLGQQALRGVFAAINAGEEPMLLRRVLDYLGLRTRDELIAVANASNFSFAQLIPTVAQAARDGDRVAQAALDRGGEELAGLVLHVIRRLAAAEPGIEDGLRIACTGSIFKHVHEVSDAMQRVLLKTYPRLEFVPGTVDSLEGALWHARRLGSFEK from the coding sequence ATGAGGCATTTTCTCGGATTGGATGTGGGAGGCACGAAGACCGCATGTGTGCTGGCCGATGAGCACAAGGTGCTGGGTCGCGCACAGTCGGGCAGCACGAAGGTGCTGAGAGTGGGCAAGGAAGAGGCGGTGGCGCACCTGCGTGAGGTGCTCGATGGGGTCTCGGCCGAGAGCGGCGTAGCGCTGGCGGATGTGACCGCATCCTGCATTGGCACTTCCGGCGCAGCTATATCGGAGGTCGTGCAGTGGCTGCGGCAGCAGATGGCGTCGCGCGTGGGCGGCGCTTTAACAATATTGGGTGATGAGGTCGTTACGCTCGATGCCGCATTTCCATCTGAGGCCGGCGTGGTTGTGATTGCGGGGACGGGATCTAACGTGATTGGCCGCGGCCGCAGCGGACAGATGACGGGAGCAGGAGGATGGGGACCTGCGCTCGCGGATGAGGGCTCGGGCAATCTGCTTGGGCAGCAGGCTCTGCGCGGTGTGTTTGCCGCGATCAACGCCGGCGAGGAGCCAATGCTGCTGCGCCGCGTGCTCGACTATCTTGGGCTCCGGACGAGGGACGAGCTGATAGCCGTGGCCAATGCCTCGAACTTTTCGTTCGCGCAACTGATCCCTACGGTGGCACAGGCCGCACGGGATGGAGATCGTGTGGCGCAGGCGGCACTCGATCGTGGTGGCGAGGAGCTGGCGGGGCTTGTGCTGCACGTAATACGCAGGCTGGCCGCAGCTGAGCCGGGCATTGAGGACGGCTTGAGGATCGCCTGCACCGGCTCAATTTTCAAGCATGTCCACGAAGTGTCAGACGCGATGCAGCGAGTCCTCTTGAAAACCTATCCGCGGCTTGAGTTCGTGCCCGGGACGGTGGATTCCCTGGAAGGTGCACTGTGGCATGCACGCCGACTTGGGTCTTTCGAAAAGTAA
- a CDS encoding copper homeostasis protein CutC produces the protein MRKIVFELCADSIDACLAARDGGADRIELCSALSEGGLTPSHGLIREALQRSGLPVHVLLRPRGGDFVYTHAEFDVMREDLTHMRRLGANGVVLGVLRADGTVDVERTRELVAMAGPLDVTFNRAFDHSASLEQALEDVIATGCRRVLTSGGKRDVVSGAKSLARLVNQAAGRIEIAVGGGLRLKNAASVARTTGARHFHGSLRRVAANSTRHEESCMPDDVGPFTQSRFVVETSDVRSMIEHLTNA, from the coding sequence ATGCGCAAGATTGTCTTCGAACTCTGCGCCGATAGTATTGACGCCTGTCTCGCTGCACGAGACGGTGGGGCGGATCGCATTGAGCTGTGCAGCGCGCTAAGTGAAGGCGGGTTGACGCCGAGTCACGGCCTGATCCGTGAGGCGCTGCAGCGCAGCGGTTTGCCGGTGCACGTGCTACTGCGTCCTCGCGGCGGCGATTTTGTTTACACGCACGCCGAGTTTGATGTGATGCGTGAGGACCTGACTCACATGCGCCGTCTTGGGGCGAACGGAGTCGTGCTGGGTGTACTGCGCGCCGACGGTACCGTGGACGTCGAGCGCACCCGCGAGTTGGTGGCTATGGCCGGTCCGCTCGACGTAACCTTCAACCGGGCGTTCGACCATTCCGCTTCGCTTGAGCAAGCACTCGAGGATGTGATTGCCACCGGCTGCAGACGCGTGCTGACCTCCGGCGGCAAGCGCGATGTCGTCAGCGGCGCCAAATCGCTGGCACGGCTGGTGAACCAGGCAGCAGGCAGAATCGAGATTGCCGTTGGGGGAGGGCTGCGGCTGAAAAATGCCGCGTCAGTGGCCCGCACGACCGGAGCGCGGCACTTCCACGGCTCCCTGCGCCGGGTAGCCGCAAACTCCACACGCCATGAGGAGTCTTGCATGCCCGACGATGTCGGCCCGTTTACGCAAAGCCGGTTTGTCGTCGAAACCAGCGACGTGCGCTCTATGATCGAGCATCTGACTAACGCATAG